Below is a window of Leucobacter sp. Psy1 DNA.
CCAGGCCGTAGCCGCCGAGGTACAGCTGTACGTACTGCGTGAGCGAGGAGTGCCCCGCTGAGAGGATGAACCGGTCACGGCCGATCCACGCGTGGTCAGAGGGGTCGTGGCGCATCACCTTCTGGTGCAGGAGATACGACACGGGAGCCAGGCTGATCGCGGTACCGGGGTGGCCGTTCCCGACCTTCTCCACCGCGTCCGCCGCGAGTACTCGCGCCGTATCCACGGCCCGGTCGTCCAGCTCATTCCACTGCAGGTCGCTTGCCAATAGCCCAGCCTCTCTCACTCGGTGCGCACCGCCGCGGTGCACACCCTGCCCAGCCTACAGGGGAGCACGGTAGGATGGACATGATGTCCACCGAGATTCCCACCTCATCCGCGGTTCGCGCGACTCCCGCCCGTCCGACCTTCGGTCGCACGCTGAAAGCCTACGTCGCACTCACGAAACCGCGTGTCATGGAGCTGCTGCTCGTCGTCACGGTTCCGGCGATGATCCTGGCGCAGCAGGGTCTGCCGAATCTCTGGCTCGTCGTCGCCACCCTCATCGGCGGCGCTATGAGCGCCGGTTCGGCCGGCGCGTTCAACTGCTACCTCGACCGCGACATGGACCGCAAGATGCGGCGCACGAAGAATCGCCCGCTGGTGACGGGCGAGATCTCCGACCGCAGCGCGCTCGTCTTCGCCTGGGTGCTCGGCGCGGCCTCCATCGTGTGGTTGTACGCCACCACGAACTGGGTCGCCGCGGCGCTCTCCGCAGCCGCGATCTTCTTCTACGTCGTCGTCTACACGCTCCTCCTGAAGCGTCACAGCGAGCAGAACATCATCTGGGGCGGTATCGCGGGCTGCTTCCCGGTCCTCATCGGGTGGGCGGCTGTCACGGGAGACGTCGGCTGGCCCGCGTGGGCGTTCTTCCTCATCATCTTCCTTTGGACTCCGGCGCACTACTGGCCGCTCTCCATGCGGTACCGCGAGGATTACGCAGCCGCTGGGGTGCCGATGCTCGGCGTCGTCCGCGGACGGGTGACCGTCGGCCTGCAGATCATCCTCTACGCGTGGGCGACGGTGGCCTCGAGTCTGCTGCTGATCCCTGCCGCCGGAATCGGATGGGTTTACACCATCGTGGCCGTGCTGTCCGGGGCGTACTTCATCCTGCAGGCGCATCGCCTGTACGGCAGCGCCATCCGCGGGCAGGAGGGCAAGCCGATGCAGGTCTTCCACGGCTCGATCTCTTATTTGTCGATCCTCTCGATCGCCATCGCCGTCGATCCGCTGCTTCCGTTCTGATCGCTGCGCGCCAGACCCGGTCGCGATTGAGTCGAGCGATACTGGGGGATCGCTGAGAGATTCCTCGTCTCACGGCAGACTCGGGGAGTGCCGACCCGCCTGAGGCGTACTGTGACGCTGTGATCACGAACGATGTCGTCGGACAAACCTCGACGGCCGCGCCCGCAGGGCCCGTCCGCAGGTGGCTCCTCGCCTCCACGGTCGAGGACCCGGGGAGTCACACAGGCCCCCACGGCCGCCCGCGACCCGACCGTGGCCGCCCCTGGTGGCAGGTGATGTGCCTCACCGGTGTCGACTACTTCTCGACGCTCGGCTACCAGCCCGCGCTGGCCGCAGTCGCCGCAGGGGCGATCGCACCGGTGGCGACGATCGTGCTCGTGCTCGTGACGTTGTGCGGCGCGCTTCCGGTCTACCGACGCGTCGCCCGCGAGAGCCCGAACGGCACGGGCTCACTCGCCATGCTCGCAGCGCTCTTCCCGCACTGGCGCGGCAAGCTCATCGTCCTCGTGCTCCTCGGGTTCGTCGCGACGGACTTCATGATCACGATGACGCTTTCGGCGGCTGACGCCACGGCTCACCTGGTAGAAAATCCGGCCGTCGCTCGGATGTTGGGAACTTCCGAGTCCGGCGCGACCCGGGTAGGGGAGGGGCCGCTCGGCATCGTCATCACCATCGGGTTCCTCACGGCGCTCGCACTGGTGTTCCTGCGCGGGTTCGCGGAGGCGATCCGGCTCGCGTCGGTGCTCGTCGCGCTCTTCCTCGCACTCAACGCCGTCGTGATCGCCGTCTCGCTCGGTCAGCTCGCAGCGCAGCCGCCGGTCGTCACCGACTGGTGGAGCACGCTGACAACTCAGCACGGCGACCCCTGGCTCGTCGTGGCGATCGCCCTGCTCGTCTTCCCGAAACTCGCACTCGGTCTGTCCGGTTTCGAGACGGGCGTCGCCGTGATGCCGCAGATCCGCGGCGACCGGATCGCCGGCGCGCGCAAACTCCTCGCCACCTCCGCCGCGATCATGAGCGTCTTCCTGGTCACCTCGTCCCTCGTCACGGTCACGCTCATCCCCGCGAGCGCGTTCGGCCCGGATGGCGAAGCACACGGTCGCGCGCTCGCCTACCTCGCCCATCAGTATCTGGGCGAGGGTTTCGGCAGCGTCTATGACGCGACGACGATCGCGATCCTCTGGTTCGCCGGGGCATCGGCGCTCGCCGGTCTCATCAACGTCGTCGGCCGCTATCTGCCTCACTACGGCATGGCTCCGGCGTGGACCAGAGCCACACGTCCACTCGTGCTCGTCCTCCTCGGCGTCGCCATCCTCGTCACCCTGGCATTCGGCGGAAGCGTCGAAGCCCAGGGTGGGGCCTACGCCACGGGCGTGCTCGTACTCATCTGCTCGGCCGCTCTGGCGGTCACCGTCTCGGCGCACCGCGCAGGGCACCGCACAGCCGCCCGCGTCTACGGCGGGATCACAGCGGTGTTCGCTTATACGGCGGGCGCGAACATCATCGAGCGCCCCGACGGCATCAAAGTCGCCGCCTGCTTCATCGCGGGCATCCTCGTCGTGAGCGCCGTCTCCCGCATCGCCAGATCGACCGAACTTCGCGCGACTGCCGTCCACCTCGATGACGCGGCGCGCGGCCTCGTCGCGGGACCGGCGGATCAGCCGCTGCTGCTCATCGCGCACGATCCACGCGACTGCACAGCCGAACGGTATCGCGCGAAGCTCAGTCACGCCGAGGCGGCTCACGGACTCTGCGGGGCCGGTGCGATCTTCCTGGAAGTGTCCGTTCCCGACAGCTCCGAGTTCGAGCAGGAGCTGATGGTGCACGGCACCCATCGTCACGGGTACCCGGTGCTCGAGGTCAGCGGCCCGACGGTCCCCAACGCGCTTGCCGCGGTCGCACTGAGCCTCAGGGACGCCTCCGGCAGAAAGCCCCACCTCTTCTTCCGCTGGACCGAGGGGAACCCGGTGCTCGAGGGACTCCGGTTCTTCCTGCTCGGCGAGGGCGAGATTGCTGCCGTGACCCGTGAAGTGCTTCGCGCAGCTGAGCATGATCCGACGCGCAGACCCTGGGTGCACGCCGCGTAGCGCCGGTGCGTTTCTCTCGCGCTAATCTGGGCGCATGCACCCTGAGGAATCCGCGCACACCGACACCAGGCTCGTCGCACTCGGCCGTCCGGTCGCCGAGAACGCCGCCGCTCTGAATCCGCCGATCGTGCTCACATCGACGTTCCGGAGCGCCGGTGATCCGGAGGAGGGGGACCGCGTGTACGCGCGCTACTCCAACCCGACCTGGGAACCGCTCGAGGCGGCGATCGCCGATCTCGAGGGCTCCGAGGTCCCCGGCCTGGCATACGCCTCGGGCATGGCGGCCGTCGCGGCGGCCTTTTCGCTGGTGCCCGTCGGCGGGACCGTCGTCGTCCCGAGCGCCTCCTACAACGGCACCATCGGACTCGCGCGCGAACTCTCTGCAGGCGGTGCGCTCGTGCTCCGCGAGATCGACCCGCTCGATCTCGCTGCTACGGAAGCGGCCCTCGACGGAGCCGACCTCCTGTGGATCGAATCGCCGACGAACCCGATGCTCGACGTCGTCGACCTGCCTGCGCTCGTCGCGGCCGCTCGGGAGCGCCGGGTGACGGTCGTCGTCGACAACACCTTCAGCACCCCGCTCCGACAGCGACCGCTGCTCGTTGGCGCGGACGTGGTGGTCCACTCGGCGACGAAGTACATCTCCGGCCATTCCGACGTGGTGCTCGGCCTCCTCATCGCCCGCGATGCGGATGTGCGCGAGCGACTGCTGCGCCAGCGGACCCTGCACGGCGCGATCCCCGGCCCGTTCGAGGCATGGCTCGCGCTGCGCGGGCTGCGCACGCTCGCCCTGCGCCTCGACCGCTCCGAGGCGAATGCGCACGAGCTCGCCCGGCGCCTTGAACACCACCCGGCACTGGCTCGGGTACGGTACCCCGGCTTGCCCGCCGATCCGAATCACGAGCGCGCGAGGGCGCAACTCGACGGGTACGGCGCGGTGGTCTCGATCGAGCTCGACTCGGTGGAGCGCGCCGACGCCGTTGTCTCGGCACTGCGCGTCTTCACCCCGGCGACGAGTCTCGGCGGCGTCGAATCTCTCGTCGAGCGCCGGAGGCGGCACCCTGCGGAGCCCCGCGAAGTGCCAGCCGGACTGATCCGCCTGAGCATCGGCATCGAGCACGTCGACGATCTCTGGCGAGACCTTGAGCAGGCACTCGAGTACGCGACGGGGACTACGGGAGACTGACCTCGGCGACCGGGCGCTTCACGCGAAGCACATTGAGCGTCATTGTCGCCGCCGTCAGTGCGGCGAGCACCATGTGGATACCGACGGCGAGCGGGGGGAGTCCGGCATTGGCCTGGTAGATGCCGACCGCGATCTGCACGAGCAGCAGCGCGAGCAGCAGCGAGGCGGACGGCAGGGTCCTCAACCGTCTCGCCGAGGACCAGGCGACCAGCACGATCACCAGCACGAGCGTGATGTAGCCCGGCCAGGCGTGAAGGTGGCTCAGCAGCGTCGCGTCGAAGCCGTCGCGCACCACCGTCTCGTCGCCCGAATGCGGGCCGTTGCCGGTGGTGAGCACGCCCATGAAGACGATGATGGCCATGAACAGCGTCGTGACGTGGGTGAGGATCGCGTACCCCTTCGGAACCGCCCGCGCTCGGGCGCCGCCCGGCTCGCGCATCCGCACGAGGTACGCGGCGGTGACGCACACGATGATGAGCGACACGGTGTAGTGGAAGCCGACGAGCACGGCATCGAGCCGCTCCCACACAACGATTCCGCCGACGACGGCCTGCAGCGCCACCAGCACGAGCACCACGATCGAGATCGCGAAGAGATCACGACGCTCCCGGCGGATGCGGAAGCTCAGGATCACGACGAGGATCGCGGCGAGCAGCAGCGGACCGCTGATCGTGCGATTGCCGAACTCGATCAATCCGTGAATGCCCATCTCCGGCGTGGGCGTCAGCGATCCCGGCACGCACGAGGGCCACTCACTGCACCCGAGACCCGATCCGGTGAGGCGTACCGCACCACCTGTAGCGATAATCGTCACGTTCAGAATGAACGAGATCCACGCCGTCACGGACAGGAATCGACCGATATGCGGGCGCGTCGCGACTGAGGGTGATGACACCGAGGCTCCTCTCGAGGCACGGCATTCCCAGGAGATCATCCGAGAGTCCCTCACTATTTCGCGAGGAAATCTGTAGAATGGGAAGCTGTGGTTGCGTTCCGTGGCCCCGAGGTTCGGGCAAGATCCCGAAGCACCGGAGCCCGTTCGCATCCAGAATACTGCACCGCTGCAGGGAGCTCGACGAGTACTGGGCCGATCCCGCTGATGCGGGCCGACCCGGTGGAGCCGGCTCCCGCAGCGGGAACGATCGAGGGATGGAAACGATGCCAGAGGTGCTGATTGATCGGCCAGAGCTTGAGAGCCTGGGCCAGTACGAGTTCGGGTGGCACGACGCCGATGAGGCGGGTGCCATCGCTAAGCGCGGCCTCAGCGAGCAGGTCGTGCGCGAGATCTCCGAGCTCAAGAACGAGCCGGAGTGGATGCTGCAGCGACGCCTGAAGGCCCTGCAGATCTTCGGCCGCAAGCCGATGCCGACGTTCGGCGCCGATCTCTCCGAGATCGACTTCGACAACATCAAGTACTTCGTGCGCTCCACGGAGAAGCAGGCCACCACTTGGGAGGACCTGCCCGAGGAGATCAAGAACACGTACGAGAAGCTCGGCATCCCCGAGGCGGAGCGCCAGCGCCTCGTTGCCGGCGTCGCGGCTCAGTACGAGTCGGAGGTCGTCTACCACCAGATCCGCGAGGATCTCGAGGAGCAGGGCGTGCTCTTCCTCGACACCGACACGGCGCTGCGCGAGCACCCGGAGATCTTCGAGGAGTACTTCGGGACCGTCATTCCATCGGGCGATAACAAGTTCGCCGCGCTCAACACCGCCGTGTGGTCGGGCGGCTCATTCGTCTACGTGCCGAAGGGCGTCCACGTCGAGATTCCGCTCCAGGCCTACTTCCGCATCAACACGGAGAACATGGGCCAGTTCGAACGGACGCTCATCATCGCCGACGAGGACAGCTACGTCCACTACATCGAGGGCTGCACGGCCCCGATCTACAAGTCGGACTCGCTGCACTCCGCCGTCGTCGAGATCGTCGTGAAGAAGAACGCCCGCGTGCGCTACACGACGATCCAGAACTGGTCGAACAACGTCTACAACCTCGTCACGAAGCGCGCCGTCGCGGAAGAGGGTGCGACGATGGAGTGGGTCGACGGCAACATCGGCTCCAAGGTGACCATGAAGTACCCCTCGATCTTCCTCACGGGTGAGCGCGCCAAGGGCGAGACGCTGTCGGTGGCTTTCGCCGGCCCCGGACAGCACCAGGACGCCGGTGCGAAGATGATCCACCTGGCGCCCCACACCAAGTCCTCGATCCTCTCGAAGTCGATCGCGCGCGGAGGCGGGCGCACCGGCTATCGCGGTGAGGTCCGCGTCGATGCCAACGCGCATCACGCCGCGAACTCCGTGGTCTGCGACGCCCTGCTCGTCGACACCATTTCGCGCAGCGACACGTACCCCGCGATCGACATCCGCACCGACGATGCCGTGCTCGGCCACGAGGCGACGGTGTCGCGGGTGAGCGAGGAGCAGCTCTTCTACCTGATGAGCCGCGGGCTGGCCGAAGAAGAGGCCATGGCGATGATCGTGCGCGGCTTCATCGAGCCGATCGCACGCGAGCTGCCCATGGAGTACGCACTCGAACTGAACAAGCTCATCGAGATGGGCATGGAAGGATCCGTCGGATAATGACCGAAGCTGTCGCAACGAAGACTGCGGAGACCCCGGGCGGCACCGCCCAGCACGGACTGCAGGCGCACTCGGACGGCGGGTGGGATTTCGGCGCTCCGGTGCAGACGCGCTCCGCGCGTTTCACCTCGACGGATGTCGCTGATTTCCCCGCCGTGACGGGGCGCGAGGGGAACTGGAAGTTCACCCCGGTGGCCGAGCTCGGCACGCTGCTCGACGGTGTCCTCGACGGTTCGCAGCCGAGCGATGACGCCTCGTCGATCGAGGGCCTCTCACTCGAGTGGATCGATGGTGACTCCGAGCTCATCGGACGCGCCGGAACGCCCGAGGACCGGGCGGCCGCGAATGCCTGGACCCACTTCGAGAAGGCGCTGTACGTGAACGTCAGCGGAGAGCACGACGAGGCCCTTACGCTCGACCGTCGCGGATTCGGCACCGAGGCGCGCGCGGCACACACCGTCATCGAGGCGGCGCCGCGCTCGAACGCCGTCGTGATCCTGAAGCACACCGGCCCCGCACACCTCACCGAGAACGTTGAGGTCGTCGTCGGAGAGGGTGCGCAGCTCACCCTCGTGTCGGTGCAGCAGTGGGACGAGGGCGCGATTCACCTCTCGAGCCACTTCGCCCAGGTCGGGCGCGACGCGAGCCTCAAGCACATCGTCGTCTCGCTCGGCGGCGGCATCGTTCGCGTGAACCCCACGATCCACCTCGATTCCGAGGGCGGCAACGGCGAGGCGCTCGGCGCATACTTCGCCGATGCCGGTCAGCACTTGGAGCACCAGGTCTACATGGACCACAATGCCCCGCACACCCGCAGCCGGGTCACCTACAAGGGTGCGCTCCGCGGCGAGGGCGCGCACACCGTGTGGATCGGCGACGTGCTCATCCGCAACAGCGCGAGCGGCACCGACAGCTACGAGCAGAACCGCAACCTCGTGCTCTCCGAGGGCACGCGCGCGGATTCGATCCCGAACCTCGAGATCGAGACCGGCGACATCGCCGGAGCCGGTCACGCCTCGGCCACCGGCCGGTTCGATGACGAGCACCTGTTCTACCTGCAGAGCCGCGGCATCTCCGAGGAGGAGGCGCGTCGACTCGTCGTGCGCGGCTTCCTGCTCGAGGTCATCCAGCAGATCGGTGAGCCCGACATCGAGGCGCAGCTCCAGGCCGCGATCGAGGCCGAGCTCTCCGAAAGCGCCGCGTAAGCCGTGGCCCGACAGAAGGCACTCGCACTGAGCGACCTCGTCCAGGACCAGGCGACGCGCGTCGTCATCGACGATGTTCCGATCGCCGTCGTGCTCGACAGCGAGGGATCGGTCCACGCCATCGGCGACACCTGCAGCCACGGGCAGATCAGCCTGGCCGAAGGGTTCGTCGAGGGCGACACGCTCGAGTGCTGGGCGCACGGCTCGGCATTCTCCCTCTGCACCGGTATCCCGCAGAACCTGCCGGCGTACGAGCCGGTTCCCGTCTATGTCGTCGAGATCGTCGACGGCGATGTGTACATCGACCCCAACGTTACGAAAGAGATTCAACAATGACCTCCGTTCTGGAAATCAAGGACCTGCATGTCAGCGTCGAGACCGATCAGGGGAGCAAGCAGATCCTGAAGGGCGTGAACCTCACGCTGCGTCAGGGTGAGACTCACGCCATCATGGGCCCGAACGGCTCGGGCAAGTCCACGCTCGCCTACGCGATCGCCGGCCACCCCCGGTACACCGTCGACAGCGGCTCGATCCTGCTCGACGGCGAAGAGGTGCTCGAGATGGGCGTCGACGAGCGGGCTCAGGCCGGTCTGTTCCTCGCCATGCAGTACCCGGTCGAGATCCCCGGCGTGACCAACGCCAACTTCCTCCGCACCGCCAAGACGGCGATCGAGGGCGAGGCTCCGGCGATCCGCACCTGGATGAAGGACGTCAAGGGCGCCATGGAGAATCTGCGCATGGACTCCTCCTTCGCCGAGCGCAACGTGAACGAGGGCTTCTCGGGCGGCGAGAAGAAGCGCAACGAGATCCTGCAGCTCGAACTGCTGAAGCCGGCCTTCGCCGTGCTCGACGAGACCGACTCCGGCCTCGACGTCGACGCGTTGAAGATCGTCGCGGAGGGCGTGAACCGCGCGAAGGAGAACACGGGGCTCGGCGTGATGCTCATCACGCACTACACCCGGATCCTCCGCTACATCAAGCCCGACTTCGTGCACGTCTTCGTGAACGGCCGCGTCGCGGAAGAGGGCGGCCCCGAGCTCGCCGATCGCCTCGAGGAAGAGGGCTATGACCGCTTCCTCACCCCGGCGGCGTAGACTCGTCGACGCGAGTTCCGCAGCCGAATCCATCCGAGGAGGACCGCATGAGTGAGACCATTCCGGCCACGTCGATCGCCCCCGAGTTCCGGGAGCAGGCGATCGAGGCGCTGAAGGACGTCGCCGACCCCGAACTCGGCGTGAACATCGTCGACCTCGGCCTCATCTACGACCTCGCGTTCGACGAGGAGCATGACGCGCTCGTCATCAGCATGACGCTGACGAGCGCCGGCTGCCCGCTCACGGACGTGATCGAGAACGACATCGCCGAGGCGCTCGACGGCCTGGTCACGGCCTTCCGCATCAACTGGGTGTGGATGCCGCCGTGGACGCCCGAGCGGATCACCGATGACGGGCGCGATATGATGAGGGCTTTGGGGTTCGCCATCTAAGAGGGTTCGCCCGGCACCCAGCCCCGCCCCACCCCCGCAGATTCGGGTCAGTTCGGCACAGTGTTGCGCACGCGCACCCTGTCGAACTGACCCGAATCTGCGTGTGAACACTGTTTTTGAGGAGAACGTTCCGTGATTATCGTCGAGGACCTCGCGATCGACGTCGGCGCACGCCGACTCATGTCCGAGGTGTCGTTCCGCGTGAACCCCGGTGACAAGATCGGGCTCGTCGGGCGCAACGGCGCAGGGAAGACGACGCTCACGCGAACCCTCTCCGGGGAGCTCCAGCCCGCGGAGGGATCCGTCTCGGTGAAGGGGGAGCTCGGCTTCCTCCCGCAGGACACGCGGACAGGGGACCCCGAGCAGCTCGCCCGACACCGCATTCTCGACGCGCGCGGTCTCGGATCGCTGACGAAGAACATCGCCCGCGCCACCGAGGAGATGGGCTCTGACGATCCCGCGAAGGCCGAGAAGGCGATGAAGCGCTTCGGATCGCTCACGGACCGGTTCCAGGCTCTCGGTGGATACTCGGCCGAGGCAGAAGCCGCCTCGATCTCGCACAACCTCGGGCTGCCCGACCGAATCCTGGATCAGCCGCTGAAGACGCTTTCGGGCGGCCAGCGTCGCCGTATCGAGCTGGCGAGGATCCTGTTCTCCGATGCCGACACCATGATCCTCGACGAGCCGACGAACCACCTCGACGCCGATTCGATCGTGTGGCTCCGGGAGTTTCTCAAGAGCTACAAGGGCGGCGTGATCGTGATCTCCCACGACATCGACCTCGTCGGCGAAACCGTGAACCGGGTCTTCTACCTCGACGCGAACCGTCAGGTCATCGACGTCTACAACATGGGCTGGAAGCTCTACCAGCGCCAGCGCGCCGCCGACGAGGAGCGCCGTCGCAAAGAACGCGCCAACGTCGAGAAGAAGGCCTCAGCCCTCAAGGATCAGGCGGCGAAGTTCGGGGCGAAGGCCTCGAAGGCGGCCGCTGCACATCAGATGGTGGCGCGCGCCGAGCGGATGCTCTCCGGCCTCGAGGACGAGCGCCAGGTCGAGCGGGTCGCGAAGCTCCGCTTTCCCGAGCCATCGCCCTGCGGCAAGACGCCGCTGCAGGCGGAGGGGCTCTCGAAGTCCTACGGGTCGCTCGAGATCTTCGCGGGAGTCGATCTCGCCATCGACCGCGGTTCGAAAGTCGTGGTCCTGGGGTTGAACGGCGCGGGCAAGACCACGCTGCTGCGCCTCCTCGCCGGCGTCGACGAGCCCGACACGGGAGGCATCGTCGCCGGGCACGGGTTGAAGGTCGGGTACTACGCCCAGGAGCACGAGACGCTCGATCACCGTGCGACGATCCTGCAGAACATGGTGTCGGTCTCCCAGCATCTGACGGAGACCGAGGCGCGGAAGGTACTCGGCTCGTTCCTCTTCACGGGGGATGACGTGCACAAGCCGGCCGGCGTGCTCTCAGGCGGCGAGAAGACGCGACTCGCTCTGGCGATGCTCGTGGTGTCGAGCGCCAACGTCCTGCTGCTCGACGAGCCGACGAACAACCTGGACCCCGCGAGCCGCGAGGAGATCCTGGACGCGCTCGCGCACTTCTCGGGCGCCGTCGTACTCGTGTCGCACGATCAGGGCGCCGTCGAATCGCTCAACCCGGAGCGGGTGCTCATCATGCCTGAGGCCACCGAGGACCACTGGTCGAAGGATTACCTCGAGCTCATCGAGCTGGCGTAAAGGAGCGGTCGGGGGCCGTCGCGCTTAGGAGCGCCGTTCTTCGAGTCGCGTCAGCTGAGCGCGGAGCTCCCGAACTTCTGCGAGTATCTCCGGCGTGTGGTCGTGCTCCTCGAGCTCCTCGGTCTGGATCCGGTTCATACCCTCGACGACGACCGCGACGAAGAGGTTCAACAGGATCACAGCGCCGATCAGCGAGAACCCGACGAAGTAGGCCCACACCCACGGGTGGTTCGTTGCCAGCGGAACGACGACATCGGCCCAGCCGTCGCCGATGACGATGCGGTAGAGCGAGACGAACGTGCGGCCCAGGTCGCCGTAGTTCACGGGGTCCAGCGGTGCGAACAGCGTCGTCGACGCCACCGCGAAGACGTAGAGGACCATCAGGAAGAGGCCGCCCATCGATAGGATGCCAGGGATGGACGCGACGAGTGCGTTGACGACCATGCGCATCGACCGGACCGCCGAGAGCAGACGGAACACCCGGAGCAGGCGCAGCAGCCGCAGCGCCGCGCTCGTTGAGCTCGCAGGCACCAGGGCGGCGATGACGACGACGAAGTCGAAGATGTTCCACCCGTCGGTGAAGAAGCGCCAGCCGTAGGCGTAGATGCGCAGTGCGAGCTCGATCGCGAAGATCGCGATCACGACGGCATTGATCGTCGTCAGCACCGAGCCGTGGGCCGCCAGCACCGCCGGGTAGGTCTCGAGTCCGAGGATCACGGCGTTGAAGACGATGAGCGCGATGATGGCGCGCTGGAAGCCCTTCCGCTCGACCAGTCGACGCACGCCGACGCGCACGCGCGCCCCGGGACGGGGGACCGTCGGC
It encodes the following:
- a CDS encoding heme o synthase; this translates as MSTEIPTSSAVRATPARPTFGRTLKAYVALTKPRVMELLLVVTVPAMILAQQGLPNLWLVVATLIGGAMSAGSAGAFNCYLDRDMDRKMRRTKNRPLVTGEISDRSALVFAWVLGAASIVWLYATTNWVAAALSAAAIFFYVVVYTLLLKRHSEQNIIWGGIAGCFPVLIGWAAVTGDVGWPAWAFFLIIFLWTPAHYWPLSMRYREDYAAAGVPMLGVVRGRVTVGLQIILYAWATVASSLLLIPAAGIGWVYTIVAVLSGAYFILQAHRLYGSAIRGQEGKPMQVFHGSISYLSILSIAIAVDPLLPF
- a CDS encoding amino acid transporter — encoded protein: MCLTGVDYFSTLGYQPALAAVAAGAIAPVATIVLVLVTLCGALPVYRRVARESPNGTGSLAMLAALFPHWRGKLIVLVLLGFVATDFMITMTLSAADATAHLVENPAVARMLGTSESGATRVGEGPLGIVITIGFLTALALVFLRGFAEAIRLASVLVALFLALNAVVIAVSLGQLAAQPPVVTDWWSTLTTQHGDPWLVVAIALLVFPKLALGLSGFETGVAVMPQIRGDRIAGARKLLATSAAIMSVFLVTSSLVTVTLIPASAFGPDGEAHGRALAYLAHQYLGEGFGSVYDATTIAILWFAGASALAGLINVVGRYLPHYGMAPAWTRATRPLVLVLLGVAILVTLAFGGSVEAQGGAYATGVLVLICSAALAVTVSAHRAGHRTAARVYGGITAVFAYTAGANIIERPDGIKVAACFIAGILVVSAVSRIARSTELRATAVHLDDAARGLVAGPADQPLLLIAHDPRDCTAERYRAKLSHAEAAHGLCGAGAIFLEVSVPDSSEFEQELMVHGTHRHGYPVLEVSGPTVPNALAAVALSLRDASGRKPHLFFRWTEGNPVLEGLRFFLLGEGEIAAVTREVLRAAEHDPTRRPWVHAA
- a CDS encoding PLP-dependent aspartate aminotransferase family protein; this encodes MHPEESAHTDTRLVALGRPVAENAAALNPPIVLTSTFRSAGDPEEGDRVYARYSNPTWEPLEAAIADLEGSEVPGLAYASGMAAVAAAFSLVPVGGTVVVPSASYNGTIGLARELSAGGALVLREIDPLDLAATEAALDGADLLWIESPTNPMLDVVDLPALVAAARERRVTVVVDNTFSTPLRQRPLLVGADVVVHSATKYISGHSDVVLGLLIARDADVRERLLRQRTLHGAIPGPFEAWLALRGLRTLALRLDRSEANAHELARRLEHHPALARVRYPGLPADPNHERARAQLDGYGAVVSIELDSVERADAVVSALRVFTPATSLGGVESLVERRRRHPAEPREVPAGLIRLSIGIEHVDDLWRDLEQALEYATGTTGD
- a CDS encoding heme A synthase, translating into MSSPSVATRPHIGRFLSVTAWISFILNVTIIATGGAVRLTGSGLGCSEWPSCVPGSLTPTPEMGIHGLIEFGNRTISGPLLLAAILVVILSFRIRRERRDLFAISIVVLVLVALQAVVGGIVVWERLDAVLVGFHYTVSLIIVCVTAAYLVRMREPGGARARAVPKGYAILTHVTTLFMAIIVFMGVLTTGNGPHSGDETVVRDGFDATLLSHLHAWPGYITLVLVIVLVAWSSARRLRTLPSASLLLALLLVQIAVGIYQANAGLPPLAVGIHMVLAALTAATMTLNVLRVKRPVAEVSLP
- the sufB gene encoding Fe-S cluster assembly protein SufB; this encodes MPEVLIDRPELESLGQYEFGWHDADEAGAIAKRGLSEQVVREISELKNEPEWMLQRRLKALQIFGRKPMPTFGADLSEIDFDNIKYFVRSTEKQATTWEDLPEEIKNTYEKLGIPEAERQRLVAGVAAQYESEVVYHQIREDLEEQGVLFLDTDTALREHPEIFEEYFGTVIPSGDNKFAALNTAVWSGGSFVYVPKGVHVEIPLQAYFRINTENMGQFERTLIIADEDSYVHYIEGCTAPIYKSDSLHSAVVEIVVKKNARVRYTTIQNWSNNVYNLVTKRAVAEEGATMEWVDGNIGSKVTMKYPSIFLTGERAKGETLSVAFAGPGQHQDAGAKMIHLAPHTKSSILSKSIARGGGRTGYRGEVRVDANAHHAANSVVCDALLVDTISRSDTYPAIDIRTDDAVLGHEATVSRVSEEQLFYLMSRGLAEEEAMAMIVRGFIEPIARELPMEYALELNKLIEMGMEGSVG
- the sufD gene encoding Fe-S cluster assembly protein SufD — encoded protein: MTEAVATKTAETPGGTAQHGLQAHSDGGWDFGAPVQTRSARFTSTDVADFPAVTGREGNWKFTPVAELGTLLDGVLDGSQPSDDASSIEGLSLEWIDGDSELIGRAGTPEDRAAANAWTHFEKALYVNVSGEHDEALTLDRRGFGTEARAAHTVIEAAPRSNAVVILKHTGPAHLTENVEVVVGEGAQLTLVSVQQWDEGAIHLSSHFAQVGRDASLKHIVVSLGGGIVRVNPTIHLDSEGGNGEALGAYFADAGQHLEHQVYMDHNAPHTRSRVTYKGALRGEGAHTVWIGDVLIRNSASGTDSYEQNRNLVLSEGTRADSIPNLEIETGDIAGAGHASATGRFDDEHLFYLQSRGISEEEARRLVVRGFLLEVIQQIGEPDIEAQLQAAIEAELSESAA
- a CDS encoding non-heme iron oxygenase ferredoxin subunit, producing the protein MARQKALALSDLVQDQATRVVIDDVPIAVVLDSEGSVHAIGDTCSHGQISLAEGFVEGDTLECWAHGSAFSLCTGIPQNLPAYEPVPVYVVEIVDGDVYIDPNVTKEIQQ
- the sufC gene encoding Fe-S cluster assembly ATPase SufC, which produces MTSVLEIKDLHVSVETDQGSKQILKGVNLTLRQGETHAIMGPNGSGKSTLAYAIAGHPRYTVDSGSILLDGEEVLEMGVDERAQAGLFLAMQYPVEIPGVTNANFLRTAKTAIEGEAPAIRTWMKDVKGAMENLRMDSSFAERNVNEGFSGGEKKRNEILQLELLKPAFAVLDETDSGLDVDALKIVAEGVNRAKENTGLGVMLITHYTRILRYIKPDFVHVFVNGRVAEEGGPELADRLEEEGYDRFLTPAA
- a CDS encoding metal-sulfur cluster assembly factor; translated protein: MSETIPATSIAPEFREQAIEALKDVADPELGVNIVDLGLIYDLAFDEEHDALVISMTLTSAGCPLTDVIENDIAEALDGLVTAFRINWVWMPPWTPERITDDGRDMMRALGFAI